A single Stigmatopora argus isolate UIUO_Sarg chromosome 7, RoL_Sarg_1.0, whole genome shotgun sequence DNA region contains:
- the rpl9 gene encoding large ribosomal subunit protein uL6, whose amino-acid sequence MKTILSSQTVDIPDKVEVKLKGRTVAVKGPRGKLVREFNHINLELRLLGKKNKKLRVEKWWGNRKELATVRTICSHVQNMIKGVTLGFRYKMRSVYAHFPINVVMQENGALVEIRNFLGEKYIRRVRMRAGVMCTVSAAQKDELVLEGNDIELVSNSAALIQQATTVKNKDIRKFLDGIYVSEKGTVVDGDK is encoded by the exons ATGAAGACCATTCTCAGCAGCCAAACGGTGGACATCCCCGATAAAG TCGAGGTCAAGCTGAAGGGGCGGACAGTGGCTGTCAAGGGTCCCCGTGGCAAACTCGTTCGGGAGTTCAATCACATCAACCTGGAGCTCCGTCTTCTGGGCAAGAAAAATAAGAAG CTGCGAGTCGAGAAATGGTGGGGTAACCGTAAGGAGCTGGCAACAGTCCGCACCATTTGCAGTCATGTCCAAAACATGATCAAGGGAGTCACTTTG GGCTTCCGTTATAAAATGCGTTCTGTTTATGCCCATTTCCCCATCAACGTGGTCATGCAAGAGAATGGCGCACTGGTGGAGATCAGGAATTTCTTGGGCGAGAAGTACATTCGTCGTGTCAGAATGAGAGCAG GTGTGATGTGCACCGTCTCAGCAGCCCAGAAAGATGAGCTGGTCCTGGAGGGTAACGATATTGAGCTGGTGTCAAATTCAG CTGCTCTCATCCAGCAAGCCACCACAGTAAAAAATAAGGATATCAGAAAGTTCTTAGATGGCATTTATGTGTCTGAGAAGGGAACAGTTGTGGACGGGGATAAGTAA